One part of the Sphingopyxis sp. TUF1 genome encodes these proteins:
- the nadA gene encoding quinolinate synthase NadA, which translates to MTAPIRENLSGLDLRAEIDRLRKERNAVILAHYYQKPEIQDLADFVGDSLELSRKAAETDADVIAFCGVKFMAETAKILSPEKIVILPDMDAGCSLEDSCPPEQFKRFREQHPDHIALTYINCSAAVKALSDIIVTSSSAETIISQIPPEQKIIFGPDRHLGGYMNRKFGRDMLLWPGVCIVHEAFSETELLKLKAQHPGAPVAAHPECPPHIVEHADYVGSTSGILQFAKSFEGDTLIVATEPHIIHQMELALPEKTFIGAPGADGNCNCNICPYMALNTMEKLYIALRDLQPRIELDEELRLAARKSLDRMLEMASGTVGKGDLGRA; encoded by the coding sequence ATGACTGCCCCCATCCGCGAGAATCTCTCGGGCCTCGACCTGCGCGCCGAAATCGACCGCCTGCGCAAGGAGCGCAACGCGGTTATCCTAGCGCATTATTACCAGAAGCCCGAGATTCAGGATCTTGCCGATTTCGTCGGCGATTCGCTCGAGCTGTCGCGCAAGGCGGCCGAAACCGATGCCGACGTGATCGCCTTTTGCGGCGTCAAGTTCATGGCGGAGACCGCGAAGATCCTTTCGCCGGAAAAGATCGTGATCCTGCCCGACATGGACGCCGGATGCAGCCTTGAGGACAGCTGTCCGCCCGAACAATTCAAGCGCTTTCGCGAGCAGCATCCCGACCATATTGCGCTCACCTACATCAACTGCTCGGCGGCGGTGAAGGCGCTGAGCGACATCATCGTCACCTCGTCGAGCGCCGAGACGATCATCAGTCAGATCCCGCCCGAACAGAAAATTATCTTCGGCCCCGACCGCCATCTGGGCGGCTATATGAACCGCAAGTTCGGCCGCGACATGCTGCTGTGGCCGGGCGTGTGCATCGTCCACGAGGCGTTCAGCGAGACCGAGCTTCTGAAGCTGAAGGCGCAGCATCCCGGCGCTCCGGTTGCGGCGCATCCCGAATGCCCACCGCACATCGTCGAGCACGCCGACTATGTCGGATCGACGAGCGGTATCCTGCAATTTGCGAAGAGTTTCGAGGGCGATACGCTGATCGTCGCGACCGAGCCGCACATCATTCACCAGATGGAGCTGGCGCTGCCCGAAAAGACTTTCATCGGCGCGCCGGGGGCCGACGGCAACTGCAACTGCAACATCTGCCCCTATATGGCCCTCAACACGATGGAAAAGCTGTACATCGCGCTGCGCGACCTTCAGCCCCGCATCGAACTCGACGAGGAGCTTCGCCTTGCGGCGCGCAAAAGCCTCGACCGGATGCTGGAGATGGCGTCGGGCACGGTGGGCAAGGGCGATCTCGGGCGGGCGTGA
- a CDS encoding efflux RND transporter periplasmic adaptor subunit translates to MDSLAGTQSFYEEADDSRRKRTRLIVAVVLIVLALAAAYYAFSSGKGAADAGDGEAAAVPNITVVIPGRVSVEAAIAANGTIAARREMPVGVAGEGGQVVRVLVEPGQWVGAGQALAVIDRSVQSQQAASLSAQIRVAQADANLAQAELERAEALVSRGFISKADMDRKRATRDAANARVRVAQAQYAEATARNARLNIVAPAAGLVLTRDVEPGQIVSSGSGVLFRMARGGEMEMLAQMAEADLARVRVGTRATVTPVGTDAQIAGQVWQVSPVIDMTTRQGTVRIAIPYSSVLRPGGFADARLVAGTAEVPLLPESAVQSGAEGNFVLVVGKDNKIERKPVKVGTVSDAGVSIASGLTGNERVVTLAGAFLNVGDTVKPVLQKTPQ, encoded by the coding sequence ATGGACAGCCTGGCGGGGACGCAAAGCTTTTACGAAGAGGCCGACGACAGCCGGCGCAAGCGCACAAGGCTGATCGTTGCCGTCGTGCTGATCGTGCTGGCGCTGGCTGCCGCCTATTACGCCTTTTCCAGCGGCAAGGGCGCGGCCGATGCGGGCGATGGCGAAGCTGCGGCGGTTCCCAACATCACCGTCGTGATCCCCGGCCGCGTATCGGTCGAGGCGGCGATCGCAGCGAACGGGACGATCGCGGCGCGGCGCGAGATGCCGGTCGGCGTCGCGGGCGAGGGCGGACAGGTCGTCCGCGTCCTCGTGGAGCCGGGCCAGTGGGTCGGCGCGGGACAAGCACTCGCAGTAATCGACCGCTCGGTGCAATCGCAGCAGGCGGCCAGCCTCTCGGCGCAGATCCGCGTGGCGCAGGCCGATGCCAATCTGGCGCAGGCCGAACTCGAGCGCGCCGAGGCGCTGGTGTCGCGCGGCTTTATTTCCAAGGCCGACATGGACCGCAAGCGCGCGACGCGCGATGCCGCCAATGCGCGTGTTCGCGTCGCGCAGGCGCAATATGCCGAAGCGACCGCGCGCAATGCCCGGCTCAACATCGTCGCGCCCGCCGCGGGGCTGGTGCTGACGCGCGACGTCGAGCCCGGCCAAATCGTCAGCTCGGGCAGCGGTGTGCTGTTCCGCATGGCGCGCGGCGGCGAGATGGAAATGCTGGCGCAGATGGCCGAAGCCGATCTGGCGCGCGTGCGCGTCGGCACACGCGCCACGGTGACGCCGGTCGGCACCGATGCCCAGATTGCGGGCCAGGTGTGGCAGGTGTCGCCGGTCATCGACATGACGACGCGCCAGGGCACGGTGCGCATCGCGATCCCCTATTCGTCGGTGCTGCGTCCGGGCGGCTTTGCCGATGCGCGGTTGGTGGCGGGCACCGCCGAGGTGCCGCTGCTGCCGGAAAGCGCGGTGCAAAGCGGCGCCGAAGGCAATTTCGTGCTTGTCGTCGGCAAGGACAACAAGATCGAACGCAAACCGGTCAAGGTCGGCACGGTCAGCGACGCGGGCGTGTCGATCGCGTCGGGACTTACCGGCAACGAACGCGTGGTGACGCTTGCCGGTGCATTCCTCAACGTCGGGGATACGGTAAAGCCCGTTTTGCAGAAAACGCCGCAATAA
- a CDS encoding DUF445 domain-containing protein: MTDLASSRPMGVAIAAKSSNIRIVATGMLVVMAIVFVGAKTYQDVHPAIGFIRAFAEAGLVGGLADWFAVTALFRHPMGLPIPHTAIVPRNKNRIGDTLARFLLTNFLLPRLIARKMQTVDVAGAVGKFLSEPAEGGGRLRLGASRIIADGLGALDQQRLGGMVKSAIADRLRELDVAPLLGQALQAALAEGRHQPLLDAMVKWGSKTLELNEHLIHQMVHDNSNAIVRFTGLDESISNRIVAGLSKLLSEMAVDETHPLRIRVEEGVAKMALDLQHDPEVKAKVARVRDELLENKAVKRWLDGLWEQGRAALLKAARNPDTMLAGRIGELVTQFGAMLGEDAHIKRTLNRYARRAVVGIVDSYGEAALKLVSDTIRGWDAETITDRLENAVGDDLQYIRINGTLVGGLVGVAIHTVDVLI, from the coding sequence ATGACCGACCTTGCTTCCAGCCGGCCGATGGGCGTCGCCATCGCGGCGAAGTCTTCCAATATCCGTATCGTGGCAACGGGGATGCTTGTCGTCATGGCGATCGTCTTTGTCGGCGCCAAAACCTATCAGGACGTGCATCCGGCGATCGGCTTCATTCGTGCCTTTGCCGAGGCGGGGCTGGTTGGCGGGTTGGCCGACTGGTTCGCGGTGACCGCGCTGTTCCGGCACCCGATGGGACTGCCGATCCCGCACACCGCGATCGTTCCGCGCAACAAGAACCGTATCGGCGACACGCTTGCGCGCTTCCTGCTCACCAACTTCCTGCTGCCGCGGCTGATCGCACGCAAGATGCAGACGGTCGATGTCGCAGGCGCGGTCGGCAAATTCCTGTCCGAGCCCGCCGAGGGCGGCGGCCGGCTGCGGCTCGGCGCGTCGCGGATCATCGCCGACGGGCTGGGCGCGCTCGATCAGCAGCGCCTCGGCGGCATGGTCAAATCGGCGATCGCCGATCGCCTGCGCGAGCTCGATGTTGCGCCGCTATTGGGTCAGGCGCTTCAGGCGGCGCTCGCCGAGGGACGGCACCAGCCTTTGCTCGACGCGATGGTCAAATGGGGGTCGAAGACGCTCGAGCTCAACGAACATCTGATTCATCAGATGGTCCACGATAATTCGAACGCGATCGTGCGCTTCACCGGGCTCGACGAAAGCATTTCGAACCGCATCGTCGCCGGGCTGTCGAAACTGCTGAGCGAAATGGCGGTCGACGAGACGCACCCGCTGCGCATCCGCGTCGAGGAAGGAGTCGCCAAGATGGCGCTCGACCTGCAGCACGACCCCGAGGTGAAGGCGAAGGTCGCGCGCGTGCGCGACGAGCTGCTGGAAAACAAGGCGGTGAAGCGCTGGCTCGACGGCTTATGGGAACAGGGCCGCGCGGCGCTGCTCAAGGCCGCGCGCAATCCCGACACGATGCTTGCTGGACGGATCGGCGAGCTGGTCACGCAATTCGGCGCGATGCTGGGCGAGGATGCGCATATCAAGCGCACGCTCAACCGCTATGCGCGGCGCGCGGTGGTCGGCATCGTCGACAGCTATGGCGAGGCGGCGCTGAAGCTGGTGTCCGACACGATCCGCGGCTGGGACGCGGAAACGATCACTGACCGGCTGGAGAATGCCGTCGGCGACGATCTGCAATATATCCGCATCAACGGCACGCTTGTCGGCGGTCTCGTCGGCGTGGCGATCCACACGGTCGATGTTTTGATTTGA
- a CDS encoding MBL fold metallo-hydrolase: protein MTEDKPWPDSIRAGECEQHEPLVRRVLAPNPSPYTFTGTQTWIVGAGRDVAVIDPGPTGSGMSVGDPPDANGRGHVDAILRAVEGQRVAAILCTHTHRDHSPAAAPLKAATGAPIIGCAPLALSDDGPRADSAFDPDYAPDRVLADGERIAGDGWTIEAVATPGHTSNHLCFALVESGALFTGDHVMAWSTSVVSPPDGDMAAYMASLSKLYERDDRVYYPAHGPAVNKPRQLVRGMLGHRKQRERQILRELEKGTRVIPDMVKHMYKGLDPRLTGAAGRSVLAHLIDLEARGRVAREDESWRLVA, encoded by the coding sequence ATGACCGAAGACAAGCCCTGGCCCGACAGCATCCGCGCCGGCGAGTGCGAGCAGCATGAACCGCTGGTGCGCCGCGTGCTCGCGCCCAACCCGTCGCCCTATACCTTCACCGGCACGCAGACGTGGATCGTCGGGGCGGGGCGCGACGTGGCGGTGATCGATCCCGGCCCGACGGGCAGCGGCATGAGCGTCGGCGATCCGCCCGACGCCAATGGCCGGGGCCATGTCGATGCGATCCTGCGCGCCGTCGAGGGGCAGCGGGTCGCGGCGATCCTGTGCACGCACACGCATCGCGACCATTCGCCCGCCGCAGCGCCGCTGAAGGCCGCGACGGGCGCGCCGATCATTGGCTGCGCACCGCTGGCGCTCTCCGACGACGGCCCGCGCGCCGATTCGGCGTTCGACCCCGATTATGCGCCCGATCGCGTGCTGGCCGATGGCGAGCGGATCGCGGGCGACGGCTGGACGATCGAGGCGGTCGCGACGCCGGGACACACGTCGAACCATCTCTGCTTTGCGCTCGTCGAAAGCGGTGCGCTGTTCACCGGCGATCACGTGATGGCGTGGTCGACCAGCGTCGTCAGCCCGCCCGACGGCGACATGGCCGCCTATATGGCCAGCCTGTCGAAGCTGTATGAGCGCGATGACCGCGTCTATTATCCCGCGCACGGCCCGGCGGTGAACAAGCCGCGCCAACTAGTGCGCGGAATGTTGGGGCACCGCAAACAGCGCGAGCGGCAGATCTTGCGGGAACTTGAGAAGGGGACACGCGTGATCCCCGACATGGTGAAACATATGTACAAGGGACTCGACCCGCGGCTGACCGGCGCCGCCGGCCGCTCGGTGCTCGCGCATCTCATCGACCTTGAGGCACGCGGCCGCGTCGCGCGCGAGGATGAGAGCTGGAGGCTCGTCGCATGA
- a CDS encoding GlsB/YeaQ/YmgE family stress response membrane protein yields the protein MGLIITLIVGGIIGWLASIVMRTDAQQGIILNVVVGIVGAFLGNFLGSFFGMGASLDTFSPIGLLWAFIGAVVLLGIINLFRRGSVR from the coding sequence ATGGGACTGATTATCACACTGATCGTCGGCGGCATCATCGGCTGGCTGGCCAGCATCGTCATGCGGACCGACGCGCAACAGGGCATTATTCTGAACGTCGTCGTCGGCATTGTCGGCGCGTTTCTTGGCAACTTCCTCGGCAGCTTCTTCGGCATGGGGGCCAGCCTCGACACCTTCAGCCCGATCGGATTGCTGTGGGCCTTTATCGGTGCGGTGGTGCTGCTGGGCATCATCAACCTCTTCCGTCGCGGCAGCGTGCGATAA
- a CDS encoding adenylate cyclase — MASTAGGAARAELFWHRMAIGLAVFIVAGFLQFALRGFVDPVAAPFWVHLHGVIMLAWLGLLIVQPMLAARGEVARHRQLGRIGGLLAIAITVLGIWTGIASLMLGRFPPFFTPPYFLALTVTESLVFGAVVAWAIRRRRATDWHRRLMIGATIIILEPALGRLLPIPLMGPWAEPAVGLCQLAVVAIIANYDRRSRGAVHPATWAVAAIVIATRVAISLLAMTTPVIALAARLTG, encoded by the coding sequence ATGGCTTCAACGGCAGGGGGCGCCGCGCGCGCCGAGCTTTTCTGGCACCGCATGGCGATCGGCCTTGCGGTATTCATCGTCGCGGGTTTTTTGCAGTTCGCGCTGCGCGGGTTCGTCGATCCGGTTGCGGCACCCTTCTGGGTGCATCTTCATGGCGTGATCATGCTTGCATGGCTCGGCCTGCTGATTGTGCAGCCGATGCTTGCGGCGCGCGGCGAGGTGGCGCGACATCGGCAGCTGGGCCGGATCGGTGGCTTGCTGGCCATCGCCATAACCGTGCTCGGTATCTGGACCGGCATTGCGTCGCTGATGCTGGGCCGTTTTCCGCCCTTTTTCACGCCGCCTTATTTTCTTGCGTTGACGGTGACCGAATCGCTCGTGTTCGGCGCGGTGGTCGCATGGGCGATCCGGCGGCGCCGCGCGACCGACTGGCACCGGCGGCTGATGATTGGCGCGACGATCATTATCCTCGAACCCGCGCTGGGACGATTGCTTCCGATCCCCTTGATGGGACCATGGGCCGAGCCTGCGGTGGGGCTCTGCCAGCTGGCGGTGGTCGCGATCATCGCAAACTATGACCGGCGCAGCCGCGGCGCCGTGCATCCTGCAACATGGGCCGTCGCAGCCATTGTCATTGCGACGCGCGTCGCCATATCGCTGCTGGCGATGACGACGCCCGTCATCGCGCTTGCGGCGCGCCTGACCGGCTGA
- a CDS encoding GlsB/YeaQ/YmgE family stress response membrane protein, with the protein MLTWIIAIIMGGIIGWLASIVMRTDAQQGIFLNIIVGCVGSILGRFLFGSFLGGGHLRGDAFDPMTLLTAFIGAVILLAIVNLVRRGRVR; encoded by the coding sequence ATGCTTACTTGGATTATCGCCATCATCATGGGCGGCATCATCGGATGGCTGGCGAGCATCGTGATGCGCACCGACGCCCAGCAAGGCATTTTCCTCAACATCATCGTCGGGTGCGTAGGCTCGATCCTCGGACGCTTTTTGTTCGGGAGCTTTCTGGGCGGCGGGCATCTGCGCGGCGACGCGTTCGATCCGATGACCCTGCTCACGGCATTCATCGGCGCGGTGATCCTGCTCGCGATCGTCAACCTGGTCCGGCGCGGGCGCGTGCGCTGA
- a CDS encoding efflux RND transporter permease subunit: protein MSFRNISAWCIRNPVPPIVLFVLLLLAGLVSFNRMDINENPDVEFPMVQVAVSQPGAAPTELETQVTQRVEAAVRSVSGVDELSSYVNEGSSRTMVQFAIGTPIDRAYNDVNQAIQQIRSDLPDGILEPQVVRVDAAGGPITYFAVEATDMTLEQLSWFVDNTVAKELLSIPGMATVGRSGGVDREIRVILDPARMQSYGLTASQVNQQLRQVNVNAAGGRTEIAGSEQAVRVLGNAGSAFELGETRISIGDGRTIRLADVAKVTDSYAEQRNLAKIGGRQVLSFSIEKAKGSSDVTIHDETMKKLDQIKKANPKVDFKILFTRTDYTKEQYRSSMLAMIEGAVLAVVVVFLFLRDWRATLISALAIPLSAIPTFWFMEMMGFSLNGLSLLALSLVAGVLVDDAIVEIENIVRHMRMGKTAYQASIDAADEIGLAVVATTMSIVAVFLPVALMPGVSGQFFIQFGMTVVFAVLMSLAVARMITPMIAAYFLSAQGEQDHANGPWVDRYERLLAFTLDSSKQKVVRARYETFETRPIFFLVPLIVAGVAIIGLTFQYFQPVPPGQDEPNPALHFLLMTPLAAIVAFLLTSLLMIVGGAVAHTLGMRHYALTNWGKFMVRRSYARLFDHRVWIVGIGVAAFISSLVLFSILPQQFQPTTNSDYSQIRYELPPGSTLAQSETIADQINAILRDDPVVQTAFFDVNVGGGNAYLTLKKDRPISSVEWERKLQPKMAAIPDARVNFQSQSGGFSGRDITFIVGGDDPVALERHARKIVGEMSKLKELRGVRVEGDIPRPEIIVNPRMDLAAELGVTTAALSQTIRIATIGDIDQNAAKFSLSDRQIPIRVLLSEDSRRALATIENLPVPTSRGTTVPLKSVATISFGAGPTELRRYNQTRRIVIGADLAPGLVTGDAQKKIDALPSIKTMPQGIRKVIQGEAKWQAEMMTNFMVAVVSGLLLVFATLVLLYRRFLSPLVNMSSLLLAPLGGLLGLLVTGMEVSMPVFIGLLMLLGIVAKNSILLVDFAIEEMDHGIEKTAALLDAGRKRAQPIVMTTVAMVAGMVPTALSLSGDGAWRAPMGVVVIGGLILSTLLTLLIVPAGFSLADSIEKRLGRFFSANLLTYRKGDDTRPHSAPTPEPAE, encoded by the coding sequence ATGAGTTTTCGCAACATTTCCGCTTGGTGCATCCGCAATCCGGTACCGCCGATCGTCCTGTTCGTGCTGCTGCTGCTCGCGGGCCTCGTCAGCTTCAACCGGATGGACATCAACGAAAATCCCGATGTCGAATTCCCGATGGTTCAGGTCGCCGTTTCGCAACCGGGCGCCGCCCCCACCGAACTGGAAACGCAGGTCACGCAGCGCGTCGAAGCCGCGGTGCGTTCGGTCAGCGGCGTCGACGAGCTATCGTCTTACGTCAACGAAGGCTCCAGCCGAACGATGGTGCAGTTTGCGATCGGCACGCCGATCGACCGCGCCTATAACGACGTCAATCAGGCGATTCAGCAGATCCGCAGCGACCTTCCCGACGGTATCCTCGAACCGCAGGTCGTCCGGGTGGATGCGGCTGGTGGCCCAATCACCTATTTCGCCGTCGAAGCGACCGACATGACGCTCGAACAATTGTCGTGGTTCGTCGATAATACGGTGGCCAAGGAACTGCTGTCGATCCCCGGCATGGCGACCGTTGGCCGGTCGGGCGGCGTCGATCGAGAGATTCGCGTCATCCTCGATCCCGCGCGGATGCAAAGCTATGGCCTGACCGCGAGCCAGGTGAACCAGCAACTGCGGCAGGTAAACGTCAACGCTGCGGGCGGGCGCACCGAAATCGCGGGCTCGGAACAGGCGGTCCGCGTTCTCGGCAACGCCGGCAGCGCGTTCGAGCTTGGCGAGACGCGCATTTCGATCGGCGACGGCCGCACGATCCGCCTCGCCGATGTGGCGAAAGTCACCGACAGCTATGCCGAACAGCGCAACCTCGCGAAGATCGGCGGGCGCCAGGTGCTGAGCTTTTCGATCGAGAAGGCGAAGGGTTCGTCGGACGTCACGATTCACGACGAGACGATGAAGAAGCTGGATCAGATCAAGAAGGCGAACCCCAAGGTCGATTTCAAGATCCTCTTCACGCGCACCGATTATACCAAGGAACAATATCGCAGCTCGATGCTTGCGATGATCGAGGGCGCTGTACTCGCCGTCGTTGTCGTGTTCCTGTTCCTGCGCGATTGGCGTGCGACGCTGATCAGCGCGCTGGCGATCCCGCTGTCGGCGATCCCGACCTTCTGGTTCATGGAGATGATGGGCTTTTCGCTGAACGGCCTGTCGCTGCTTGCATTGAGCCTCGTCGCGGGCGTGCTCGTCGACGACGCGATCGTCGAGATCGAAAATATCGTCCGGCACATGCGCATGGGCAAGACCGCCTATCAGGCGTCGATCGACGCCGCCGACGAAATCGGGCTTGCGGTCGTCGCGACGACGATGTCGATCGTCGCGGTATTCCTGCCCGTCGCGCTGATGCCCGGCGTGTCGGGGCAGTTCTTCATCCAGTTCGGGATGACCGTGGTGTTCGCGGTGCTGATGAGCCTTGCCGTCGCGCGCATGATTACGCCGATGATCGCCGCCTATTTCCTGTCGGCGCAGGGTGAGCAGGATCATGCGAACGGGCCGTGGGTCGATCGTTATGAACGGCTGCTCGCCTTCACGCTCGACAGTTCGAAGCAGAAGGTCGTGAGGGCGCGGTACGAAACGTTCGAAACACGGCCGATCTTTTTCCTCGTGCCGCTGATCGTTGCGGGCGTCGCGATAATTGGTCTGACCTTCCAATATTTCCAGCCGGTGCCGCCGGGACAGGATGAACCCAACCCGGCGCTGCACTTCCTGCTGATGACGCCGCTGGCGGCGATTGTCGCCTTCCTGCTGACCAGCCTGCTGATGATCGTCGGGGGCGCCGTTGCTCATACGTTGGGAATGCGCCACTATGCCCTGACCAACTGGGGCAAGTTCATGGTCCGGCGCTCCTATGCGCGGCTGTTCGACCATCGCGTGTGGATTGTTGGCATCGGCGTCGCGGCATTCATCTCGAGCCTCGTGCTGTTCAGCATCCTGCCGCAGCAGTTCCAGCCCACGACGAACAGCGATTACAGCCAGATCCGCTACGAACTGCCGCCGGGATCGACGCTGGCACAGAGCGAGACGATCGCCGACCAGATCAACGCGATCCTTCGCGACGACCCGGTTGTCCAGACCGCGTTTTTTGACGTCAATGTCGGCGGCGGTAATGCATATCTGACGCTGAAGAAGGACCGCCCGATCTCCAGCGTCGAATGGGAACGCAAGCTGCAGCCGAAGATGGCGGCAATCCCCGACGCGCGGGTCAATTTCCAGAGCCAGTCGGGCGGCTTTTCGGGTCGCGACATTACCTTCATCGTCGGCGGCGACGATCCGGTGGCGCTTGAGCGTCATGCGCGCAAGATCGTCGGCGAGATGAGCAAGCTCAAGGAATTGCGGGGGGTCCGGGTCGAGGGCGATATTCCGCGCCCCGAAATCATCGTCAATCCGCGCATGGACCTGGCGGCCGAACTCGGCGTGACCACCGCGGCGCTCAGCCAGACGATCCGCATCGCGACGATCGGCGACATCGACCAGAATGCGGCGAAATTCTCGCTTTCCGATCGCCAGATCCCGATCCGTGTGCTGCTGTCCGAGGATTCGCGCCGCGCTCTCGCGACGATCGAGAACCTACCCGTGCCGACGTCGCGCGGGACGACGGTGCCGCTGAAATCGGTCGCGACGATCAGCTTCGGCGCGGGGCCGACCGAGCTTCGCCGCTATAACCAGACGCGGCGCATCGTGATCGGCGCCGATCTCGCCCCGGGGCTCGTCACCGGCGACGCGCAGAAAAAGATCGATGCGCTGCCGTCGATCAAGACCATGCCGCAGGGCATCCGCAAGGTCATTCAGGGCGAAGCCAAGTGGCAGGCCGAGATGATGACCAATTTCATGGTCGCCGTCGTATCGGGCCTGCTCCTCGTGTTCGCGACACTGGTGTTGCTCTATCGCCGCTTCCTGTCGCCGCTGGTCAACATGTCGTCGCTGCTGCTTGCGCCGCTGGGTGGGCTGCTTGGCCTGCTTGTCACGGGCATGGAAGTGTCGATGCCCGTGTTTATCGGCTTGTTGATGCTGCTCGGCATCGTCGCAAAGAACTCGATCCTGCTCGTCGATTTCGCGATCGAGGAGATGGACCATGGCATCGAAAAGACCGCCGCGCTGCTCGATGCCGGACGCAAGCGTGCGCAGCCGATCGTGATGACCACCGTCGCGATGGTCGCCGGCATGGTGCCGACCGCACTGTCGCTGTCGGGCGACGGCGCCTGGCGCGCGCCGATGGGCGTCGTCGTGATCGGCGGACTGATCCTGTCGACCTTGCTCACGCTGCTCATCGTGCCTGCGGGCTTCAGCTTGGCCGACAGCATCGAAAAGCGCCTCGGCCGCTTCTTCTCGGCCAATCTGCTCACCTATCGCAAGGGTGACGACACGCGGCCGCATAGTGCGCCGACGCCCGAACCGGCGGAGTGA
- a CDS encoding SDR family NAD(P)-dependent oxidoreductase, producing MAQMLIFGMGYTAGHLAERLRARGWEVAGTTRDGRGGSIAFGDETAVLAALRTATHILSSVPPADEADPVLARYGEAIALAPATWTGYLSSTGVYGDAGGAWVDESAPVRGRRSGRNAADAAWSALRDDMRVFRLPGIYGPDRSILDRIAEGRAHRIDLPGQVFSRIHVDDITGGLIASFRGPAGVYNLADDEPCHQNRLVEWGCAMLGAPLPPLQTLGEAGLSPAARAFYAENRRVANGRAKRLLGWMPRYPTFREGLAACA from the coding sequence ATGGCACAGATGCTGATTTTCGGAATGGGCTATACCGCGGGGCACCTCGCCGAGCGCCTCCGCGCGCGCGGCTGGGAGGTCGCGGGAACGACGCGCGACGGGCGCGGGGGCAGCATCGCTTTTGGTGACGAGACCGCGGTGCTCGCGGCGCTGCGCACCGCGACGCACATATTGTCGTCAGTTCCGCCCGCTGACGAGGCGGACCCGGTGCTCGCACGCTATGGCGAGGCGATCGCGCTCGCCCCCGCGACATGGACGGGCTATCTCTCCTCGACCGGCGTCTATGGCGATGCGGGCGGCGCGTGGGTGGACGAAAGCGCGCCTGTCAGGGGCCGCCGCTCCGGCCGCAATGCCGCCGATGCCGCGTGGAGCGCGCTGCGCGACGATATGCGCGTGTTCCGCTTGCCCGGCATCTATGGCCCCGACCGCTCGATCCTCGACCGTATCGCCGAGGGCCGCGCGCACCGCATCGACCTGCCCGGCCAGGTGTTCAGCCGCATCCATGTCGACGACATCACGGGTGGCCTCATCGCGTCGTTCCGCGGCCCCGCGGGCGTCTATAATCTCGCCGACGACGAACCCTGTCACCAGAACCGCCTCGTCGAATGGGGCTGCGCGATGCTCGGCGCGCCGCTGCCGCCGTTACAGACGCTGGGCGAAGCGGGCCTGTCGCCCGCCGCGCGCGCCTTCTATGCCGAGAACCGCCGCGTGGCGAACGGGCGGGCGAAGCGGCTACTGGGGTGGATGCCGCGCTATCCGACGTTTCGGGAGGGGCTTGCAGCTTGTGCATAA
- a CDS encoding DUF4230 domain-containing protein → MSRGLFRAAIVAVLALALFFGWRAWTDWQRGYDPQTVVAASLEGLKEQNVLVPFTARYVAVVTSTQSRLGLSAKKTLIMPGTVRYELDLGRLKQSDLDWDSATNALTVTLPPLRLAGPEIDIDAISEYRDGEILLTLTDAEASLDAANRKAAQEELIKQARGATPMRLAEGAARTAIEQSFAMPLKAAGIDAKVTARFAGAPTG, encoded by the coding sequence ATGAGCCGCGGATTGTTTCGCGCGGCGATTGTCGCCGTTCTGGCGCTCGCGCTCTTTTTCGGCTGGCGTGCGTGGACCGACTGGCAGCGCGGTTATGACCCGCAGACCGTTGTCGCGGCGAGTCTGGAGGGGCTGAAGGAGCAGAATGTCCTAGTCCCCTTTACCGCGCGCTATGTCGCGGTGGTGACATCGACGCAGAGCCGACTGGGGCTGAGCGCCAAAAAGACGCTCATCATGCCGGGCACGGTACGCTACGAACTCGACCTTGGCCGGTTGAAGCAGTCCGACCTCGACTGGGATAGCGCGACCAATGCGCTGACCGTCACGCTGCCGCCTCTGCGGCTGGCGGGGCCGGAAATCGACATCGACGCGATCAGCGAATATCGCGACGGCGAAATCCTGCTCACCCTGACGGATGCCGAAGCTTCGCTCGACGCCGCGAACCGCAAGGCGGCGCAGGAAGAACTGATCAAGCAGGCGCGCGGCGCGACGCCAATGCGGCTGGCCGAGGGCGCAGCGCGCACGGCGATCGAGCAAAGCTTTGCCATGCCGCTGAAGGCCGCGGGAATCGACGCAAAGGTGACGGCGCGGTTTGCCGGCGCCCCGACTGGGTAA